A region from the Sorex araneus isolate mSorAra2 chromosome 6, mSorAra2.pri, whole genome shotgun sequence genome encodes:
- the FABP2 gene encoding fatty acid-binding protein, intestinal — protein sequence MALNGSWKVDRSENYEKFMEKMGINMVKRKLAAHDNLKLTISQDGNKFTIKESSTFRTIELAFELGVNFNYSLADGTELSGTWNMEGSKLVGKFTRVDNGKELNAVREVVGDEMVQTYTYEGVEAKRFFKKE from the exons ATGGCGCTGAACGGTTCTTGGAAGGTGGACCGCAGTGAGAACTATGAGAAGTTCATGGAAAAAATGG GTATTAACATGGTCAAGAGGAAACTTGCAGCTCATGACAATTTGAAACTGACAATCTCACAAGACGGAAATAAATTCACAATCAAAGAATCAAGTACTTTTCGAACCATCGAACTTGCTTTTGAACTTGGTGTCAACTTTAATTACAGCCTAGCAGATGGGACTGAACTCAGt GGGACCTGGAACATGGAGGGAAGCAAGCTGGTTGGAAAATTCACCCGGGTAGACAATGGAAAGGAGCTGAATGCCGTCCGCGAAGTGGTCGGTGATGAGATGGTCCAG ACTTACACCTACGAGGGTGTGGAGGCCAAGAGGTTCTTCAAGAAGGAATAA